The genomic DNA AGCCTGCACTACTTTTTCTCGATCTTCGGGATGTAATAGGTTAATCCGATCTTGGGGATACTTGCTATGTTCGCTATCTAGATAGCCTAGTATTTCTTTACATCGGGTAGAATAAAATATCTCGTTTGTTTGCATATTCCAATCCCAGATGCCATCGCTATTACCTCGGAGTGCTAGTTGCCAACGTTCTTCGCTCTCCCGTAAATTAGCTTCTATTTGTTGTCGCTCGACAATTTCCTTCTCTAATTGTTGATTTATTGTTCTGGCTCTGCGAGCATGATGCTCTGACTTTTGAGCTAAATAAACAGTTAGTGCTAATATCCAAACACCGCTCAATCCGCCAAATAAAATGACTTTGGGAAGAATAGAGTACTCATACGATAGCATTTTTGATGTTGAAAATATTTCGACTTCCCAGTTGATTTCGTGGGATTTCAGACTGAATTTTTCTGATGGCGATATTGGCGATCCATCACCACGTTGATAAATTAAATTTGTGCCTTCATGAATACGAATGCTATAGCCTGCTGGCAAGTGTAAAATGCGATCGAAGAGAGATTCGATTTGCAATATAATTTGAATGAAACCATTAAAATTGTTCTTAATAAATAAAGGAGTATAGATAGAAAAAATAGTTTCTCCTGGCTTGAGGGAAACAGCGGGAGTGATGATAATTTTACGGCGATCGCGCACACCATTGAGAGCTGCTAACTGTTTTGCCTCCTGACGCAGATATAAACTTTTTGCGGCTTCGTTTCCAGTTTTGGGGAGAATCCAACGCACTTGTAGAGATCGGTCAACCCAGGCGATCGTTTGATAGCCTTCAAAATCCCTGAGATAGCTAGCTGCATCGATTTCCCTTTCGGATTGAGAATTGCCCCAGTGAATCTGCCATCGCGTTGCCATGCGCTTTAATGCGTGAATCCGAGTTTCGAGTTCAGCAGTTAAATCGTGCTTAACCGCATTGGATTCTGCTAGAGTCATCTGCCGAATATAAAACTGTTCCTGCATTTCAGCTTGTTGCCACAGCCCTAAAACAGCGATCGAGGCAACGATCCCAAGCAACAGTGGTGTCCAATGTCGTCGATCGAGCCTTCGGGCAACCCATTGATACCAATGTTGCTGTTTCACATTACTACCTCTTAAATTGTTGCTAGCTGTAAATCTTAATTAACTAACTTTTGAACGGCATTATAGTTATTAATCTTAACTATAATAGCAAATTAGAAAAGACTCGATAAATTTTTAGTGCTGGCGATTGTCCTCTCTAGTTCAAAAGTGAATCTAATTGAGAAAAAATGAGACTATTTAAAACAGTAATTGACATCAAAAATTGACAGCCACAAGTGTTCTCTCTCTTTTAGCCTACTGTTCCCCTCTCAAATGTCACTTAGCATAATTATCTCAATTGTGACAGCCAGCCGCAGACATATTTTAATTCTTCAGACTGTAGGGGGATGTTTTATCTACTAAATCCGAAGATGCTTAGGAGCAAGGACTCTGATAGCGGAAACTATACATCTGCTACTCGCGCCACCTTAAAGAAAACTGCGCGAACCCATCTTGTGATGAGGGATATACTATGTATCAAAATTTGCCAATAAATCTGGGACTCTATCACTTACCATTCTCGCTCGCCCAAACTCAAACAGAGCAAGGTATTCAGACAGTAGAAGACGCAGCGCTGCTTTATTCTGGGCCGCAATTTTTTATTGCTTTGATCGCAGGAGTTGTGCTGGCTTGCGCCTTCCAATTGCTGCTGACAAATCTTTCTGTCGCCGCCGGTCTTTCCTACTGGGGAAATCAGTCAAGCGATTCTAACTCCGAAGGTGAAGGCAGTCCCGTCCGCCATATTGGATCGAAAGTGGGGACTTGGACGCTAATCACAGTCAGCGTTGCGCTCTTTTTTGCCTGCTTGCTGGCTGTAAAACTCAGTCTGATTCGTAGTGTGGGTTTAGGTGCAATTATCGGCTTAGTAGTCTGGGGAACTTACTTCTCCATGCTCGTGTGGGTAAGTTCCACAACCGTCGGCTCTTTAGTCGGTTCCGTTGTCAATACTGCGACTGCTGGCTTTCAAGCAATTGTTGGCACTGCCGCCGCCGCCTTGGGTGCTAAAGCTGCCAAGGATCAAGTCGTAAGCACAGCTAGAGCCGCCGCCGCCGCTGTTGGTCACGAACTAGGGAGCGCGATCGACCCCGTGACTATGCGGGAAACAGTCGAAGATTACATACAAAAACTTAAGCCACCAGAATTAGATTTCCAGGCGATTCGGGGGGAATTTGAAAAACTGCTCAATGACCCGCAACTAAAAGCGATCGCGGGTAGTGAAAATTTGCCTAACCTCGACCGTCAAACCCTTATAGACTTAGTTAGTTCCCGCACCGACTTATCAAAACGCGATGTTAATAAGATCGTAGACCAATTGCAAGATGCCTGGAAGCAAGTAGGGAAGCAAATGCCGGCCAGCGATGGCATTGGTCAATTAGTAGACTACTTCAAATCGGCAAAACCAGGGGAACTGCTCTCGGATAAACTTTCGAGCCAAATCGAAGGGGCGATCGGCAAAATCAGCCCCAACCAAGGTCAAAATTCCAGCATGATGTCCCAAGCCGGCACAATGGCGATTAATGCCTTGATGGGAGTAGTTTTGGGCCGTACAGACCTCTCGGATCTGGATGTGGAAAAAGTTGTCGGTCAACTTAAAGCAGCCAAGAACAAAGTAACCGACCAAGCAGGTAAAGTCAGTCATCAAGTCAAAGGCGAACCCGCTGAACCCTTCAGTCCCATTCGCGCTGATGTAGAAAACTACCTGCTCAACGCTTACTCCTGGCAGATGAACCCGCAAACCATAGATCGCGACTTTCGAGAAGCGCTCTATGACCCCACCGCCGATCCTAGAACAGTTCGTCAGGATTTAGAGAAACTCAAAAAGTCCTACTTCGAGGAACTGCTAGCTAGTAGAGGTGTCTTTACTCAAGCCAAAATTAAAGAAATCGCCAATCAGCTCGAAGACGTGCGGCTGAAAGTTTTGCATACAGTTAGGCTTGCTGAAGAGCGAGAAAAAGCTCAAGAGTTGCGCTTCCGCGTGGAAACTTACCTGAAGTTAACCCCCAAGGAGGAACTTACCCCCGAAGGTATTGGTCGCGATTTCAAGGCATTGTTGGAAGATCCAGACGCATCTTACGAACACTTGCGCGATCGCCTTTCTGTCTACGATCGCGATGCCTTAGTACGGCTACTCAGACACCGCGAAAACATCGGCTGGCACGAGATAGATCCGATCGTCAAGGAACTGGAAAGAGCGCGGGATGTCGCCTTAGCAGATGCTAAAGGTCTACAAGAAGCTGCCCAAGCTCGTCTCGATAATCAATGGCAAAGAGTACAGGAATATCTGCGTTCTACAGGTAAAGAAGAACTCAACCCTGAAGGCATCAAACGCGACTTGCAAAAGGTGCTGGATGACCCAGAATTAGGAATGTGGGCGCTTAGGTCTAGAGCTTCCCATTTTGACCGCGATACCTTGGTGAAACTGCTATCTCAGCGGCAAGACTTGACTGAAGATCAGGTCAATCAAGCGATCGATCAGGTCGAGTCAGCTTGGAGTAGCGCAATGCACGCGCCGAAAGCCATTGCTGATAAGGCTAAGGAACAGTACGACTCAACAACGAGCGCGATCGCCGATTACCTCCGCAACACTGGCAAGGAAGAACTCAATCCAGAAGGGATTAAGCGCGATTTGAGTAAAATGCTCGCAAATCCCAAAGAAGGAGCCTTAGCAGTACGCGATCGCATCTCTCACATGGATCGCGACACCCTGGTAAAACTACTTTCCCAGCGCCAAGATTTAAGCGAAGAGCAAGTCAATCAAGTCATCGACTCCGTACAAGAAACCATCAACTCCGCCATCAAAGCGCCCCGCCGCTTGGCGAAGCGAGTGCAAGCACAGGCGCGAGATTTCCAAGGTACTTTGCAAGATTACTTGCGGAACACTGGCAAGGACGAACTCAACCCCGAAGCCATCAAACGCGACTTGCAACTATTGTTGCATGACCCCAAAGTAGGGGCTCAGAGTTTGGGGGAACGACTCTCTCACTTTGACCGCTCTACCATCGTCGCCTTGCTCTCCCAACGCCAAGACATTTCCGAAGCAGAAGCCAATCGGATTGTCGATCAAATTTTGTCAGTGCGCGACCAATTCGTGCTGCAAATCCAGAAAATACAAGAGGGAGTTCAAGCCGCGATCGACACAGTTTTAGATAAAATTCGCGATTATCTCAACTCTTTAGATCGGCCAGAACTCAACTATGAGGGCATCAAACAGGATGTCCGCACCTTATTTGACGACCCACAGGCGGGATTTGACGCATTACGCGATCGCCTCGGCCAATTCAACCGCGATACCCTCGTAGCGATTATCAGTTCCCGCGAAGACATCTCCGAAGCCGATGCCAATCGCCTCGTAGACCAGATCGAACGAGTTCGCAACACTACCCTACAACGAGCCGAACGCTTACAACAACAAGCCCAACTCCAGTTAGAAAGCATCAAGCGGCAAGCTGAACACCAAGCCGAAGAAACCCGCAAAGCAGCCGAAGTTGCCTCCTGGTGGCTCTTTTTCACCGCCCTCGCTTCTGCGGTAGCATCAGCCGGTGCAGGGGCCTTAGCTGTCATCCGTTAACAATTGGACTTTAGCTAAATCAACTTGAAAAAGCCTCTCAGCCGAGAGGCTTTTTTTGTGTTGTATAACAGAAGGCTGAAGGCTAAACGCTAAACGCTAAGAAATTTAGTTATCGCAACCACCACAACGCTTAGGACACGAACGATCGCCGAAACCCTTTCTATTATTACATTTTCCTCCTGCCCCCTGCCTGCTGCCTCCTGCTATAGAGCCACCTCAAGGAGTTAGGGACTAGAGGCTAGGGGACTTCGGGGTGCAGTTCGACAAGCGTGCGACTGAGCGCTCACGGTCGAAGCCCTTGCTATCTGCTGGGATTGGGCGAGATCGCCGCCCCTGAGTAGTAAATCAGGTTTAAATAGTATGTTGGGTAGATACTAGGCTAGGTGTAAGGAAGTGAAACCCAACCCACTATCTACAACTCTAGTTGAGTAACACTAGCACTCGACCCAACGTAGAAATGTTACTACTTTATTTGGCTCTCCCTTGGCTGGAACCAGGCTAAATAATTTTTTGCTTCACACTTGATGCTGAGAAAACACAGATAATATAGCAGAAGGCTGAAAAATTTAGCGATCGAGAAGGGCTGAAGGAAAATGCCATAAAATTAATAATAGTTTCAGGGATTAAGAACGTCATCACCGTCTTGGCGGTTGCTATCAGTCATAGATCGTTGCTCACACATGACTTGCGAGCAGAGGAGCAACGGAGTACAGGAGAATAAAGCTTTGGGTGAAAAGAGTTGCTTAATAACTCATAATTCCCCACCTACCCACGCCAAAAGTTAACAACTAACCACCTTCTTCCCTCTTCCTCCTTCCTTCTTCCTTCTTCCTTCTTCTTTCCCATGAATCTTCGCAAAAAAACACTATTAATAATCGGCGCAGCCCTCCTCAGTTTAATTGTCGTTCTCTGGGCTACTGCATCAACTATCTTGCTGCATGACTTTAATAATTTAGAGGCTCAGTATGTCCGCCAGGATGTAGCGCGGGCTTTAGATGCTCTTGATGACGATCTATCCCACTTACAGGCAAGCGCTCAAGACTATGCCGAATGGGATGATACTTACGCCTACCTAAAATCACCTAACGATGAATATATCAAGTCCAACTTCGTAGATGCGACCTTTATCTATTTAAGACTTAACTTATTGCTAATTACCGACAACGAAGGTAACATAGTTTTTAGTAAAGGATTCGACCTAAAAACAGAAACTCAAATCCCTATTCCAGATAGCATCAAAAAATATCTAAGCGCCGACAGCCTTCTACTTAGTAACAACAAAAATTCAGCCGAGAACCCCACAATTCCCTCTGCTAAAACAGGTATTATTCTTCTCCCCGAAGGCCCCGTACTGATTGCCTCTAGGCCTATCCTTCCTAGCGAAGCCGTCGCACCACCACGCGGAACACTGATTGTAGGGCGCTACCTCAACGACACTGAAACGAGGCGTTTAGCTGAACTTACACAGTTATCTGTAGATTTTAAATTACCAACCTTAAGTTTTAAATTAGGGCGTGTCAATGCCGATATTGCGGCAGATCGCATTTACAAAATACCTGAAAATCTGCGGTCGAAAATCGAAAACCTCCAATCCGCAGACATACTCATCGAACCCCTAAGCGACAACTCAGTAGCCGGATATGCTCTAATTCGCGATATCTTCGGCGAATTGGCTTTGTTGCTACAAGTCAACGTACAGCGAGTAATCTACCAGCAGGGTCAAACTACCCTACGGTTATTTAACTCATCCCTATTATTGCTAGGTATAGTATTCAGCGTTTTAACCCTGCTGCTGCTAGAAAAATTAGTGCTATCTCGCCTATCAGACTTGAGCACTAGCGTCAGTAGCATTGCCGCAAACGGCGACCTCTCCATGCGCGTACTCATGCCGGGAAAAGATGAATTATCAAACCTAGCCGAGACAATTAACGGTATGTTAGAAGCCTTGCGTAATTCTCAATTTGAGCGCGTAGAAAGCGAAGACCGCTATCGCTTGATGGCAGAAAACTCTACCGACATGATTACCAGGCACGACCCCAAAGGGATTTTTCTCTATGTTTCTCCAGCCTGCCATGCTCTGCTCGGTTATGAACCGGAAGAACTGATCAAAGGTGTACCTAATGATTATTTTCACCCAGAAGACTTAGAAGCGATCGCCAAAGCTCATTCCACAGTTCTAGCACTCCCAGTAACTTACACCGTCAGCTACCGCATCCGTCGCAAAGACGGTCAGTATGTCTGGTTTGAAACCACCAGTCGCGCCATTCGCGAAGCGGAAACAGGGAAAATTCAAGAAATTATTGGTGTTTCTCGCGACATCACCGAACGCAAACAGAGAGAACAAGAATTGCGAGAGAGCGAAGCCTCGATTCGGGCATTGTATCAAGTAACTTCCGCTCCTTATACCGATCCAATTAATCGTGTCTCTACCTTCGATCAACGCCTCCAAAATTTACTAGCAATGGGGTGCGAACAATTTAACTTAGAATTTGGCATTTTATCTCATATTGAAGGCGATGACTATCGAGTAATTGCCGTTCAGTGTGCAGACAACTCCATTACTAAAGGGCAAATATTTGATTTAGAAAAAACCTTTTGCGTTGCTACGGCAATGGCACAAGAACCTCTATATTTTGAATCAATTAGGTTTTCAGGCTTGTCCTTCGCTTGCAGCGATCCTGCCTTTAATATTGAAGCTTATATGGGAACGCCGGTTATAGTATCAAGCTTAGTTTATGGCACCTTAAGCTTCTGGAGTCCTAACTCTCTGAACGAACCTTTTAAAGCAGTAGATAAAGAACTTTTAAAACTGATGGCCCAGTGGGTGGGTGGCGAACTAGAACGACAGCAAACGGCGGTAGATTTGGCGCAAGCCCGCGACCAAGCTCTCGCTGCTACTAGGGCGAAAAGTGAATTTTTGGCAACTATGAGCCACGAAATTCGCACTCCTATGAATGCAGTAATCGGCATGACTGGTTTACTTCTCGATACTTCGCTTACTAATGAGCAGCGAGATTTTGTAGAAACTATCCGCAGCAGCGGCGATGCTTTGCTAACGCTAATTAATGATATTTTAGATTTTTCCAAAATTGAATCTGGCAAACTTGATTTAGAGGAACATCCCTTCGATCTCCGAAACTGTATTGAAGAATCTATTGATTTGGTCAGTGCTAGAGCTGCGGAAAAAAATCTAGAATTAGCTTATTTAATTGAACCTTCTGTGCCGAGTACGGTAGTGGGAGATAGCACCAGATTGCGACAAGTTTTGGTAAATTTGCTCAGCAATGCAGTTAAATTTACTGCGACAGGAGAAGTGATAGTCTCAGTTATAGCTCGCAATATCCCTGCTTATAATATTAATAATTCGCTGTTGGCTAATGGTCAACAAGAACAATTAGAGCGGAGCAATGAACAATTAGGAATTATTAAACAGTATGAAATTATATTCGCTGTCAAAGATACTGGCATCGGCATTCCTCTGAACCGAATGGATCGGTTATTTAAATCTTTTAGCCAGTTGGATTCTTCTACAACACGCCATTATGGAGGTACAGGTTTAGGCTTGGCAATTAGCAAGCGCTTAGCAGAAATGATGGGCGGGAGAATGTGGGTAGAAAGTATGGGCGGGTCTGCCGGAACTCCACCGGAGGATTTTCGCGCTTCAATTTTTGATTGGAGATTTCAGGAAACTGCGGATAATTTCAAAGATTTTGAGGGTGAGAAATCCAATAATTTAAAATCTAAGTTATCTAATTCAAAATCTACAGGTTCTACGTTTTATTTCACTGTTAATGCTCTGTGCGACCCCAGTTATTTAACACTTAATTTGAACAATATTCAACCACAATTAGCTGGAAAGTGGCTGCTAATTGTGGATGACAATACTACTAACCGCCAAATTCTGACGTTGCAAGCTCAGTCGTGGGGAATGTTAGTCCGTGCTGGTTGCTCGGCTAGCGAGGCTTTAGATTGGCTATCTCAGAAAGAGCAGTTTGACGTGGCTATTTTGGATATGCAAATGCCGGAGATGGATGGATTGCGATTAGCGGCGCAAATTCGTCAACACCCAAATTGTCAAGATTTGCCTTTAATAATGCTGACTTCTATGGGCAGACAAGAGGCTGCGATCGGCAATGATTGCGAGATTGAATTTGCCGCGTTTTTGAATAAGCCAATCAAACAATCTCAGTTGTACAATGTTTTAATTAATCTATTTAGCGACCAACCTGTTGTAGATGGATGGGCGGGTAATAATGGGCAATGTTTGCCAGAAAATATACCTCTACTTGCGGAACAATATCCCCTACGGATTCTGTTAGCTGATGACCATTTGGTGAATCAAAAGGTGGCTTTACAAATTTTGCAGCGGATGGGTTATCGCGCTGATGTAGCGGGGAATGGTAAGGAAGTTTTAGAGGCTTTACGTCGCTTGCGTTATGATGTGGTGCTGATGGATGTGCAGATGCCAGAAATGGATGGCTTGGAAGCTTCGCGCCGGATCTGTGCAGAATGGCCTCCGGGTTTGAGGCCGCGAATTATTGCGATGACGGCGAATGCGATGCAGGGCGATCGCGAAGAGTGTTTGGAAGCTGGCATGGATGACTATGTAAGCAAGCCAATCCGCAGAGCACAACTTGTGGAAGCTTTATCCCAGTGTCAGCCTCGAATAGCGGTAGAGGGAAAAGATGGAGGAGCGGGGGAGCGGGGAAGAGGTAAATCCTCCCCATCCTCCCCATCTCCCCCATCTCCCCCATCTCCCCCATCTCCCCTCCTTCCCCCCTGTCTTGATGCCAATATTTTAGAGGGGTTACGGGATGTGGAAGCTCTCGATGAGGTGATTGATATTTACCTAGAAACTGCTCCCAAATTACTAGAAGATATAGGGATCTCTTTAGCGTCGGCAGATATATTGGCTCTGCGGCCAGCGGCCCATTCTTTAAAGTCAATTAGTGGTACTCTTGGTGCTTTAATTCTATATGAACTTTGCCAGCAACTTGAAACAATGGCCAGGGTTAGTATTAATGAGGGTAAGCCTTTACCGCTAGAGTCAGTTGCGATTTTTCAGCAGATTGAGGCTGAGTATGAAAGAGTAAAGGAGGCTTTGCAAATGGA from Kamptonema formosum PCC 6407 includes the following:
- a CDS encoding response regulator, with product MNLRKKTLLIIGAALLSLIVVLWATASTILLHDFNNLEAQYVRQDVARALDALDDDLSHLQASAQDYAEWDDTYAYLKSPNDEYIKSNFVDATFIYLRLNLLLITDNEGNIVFSKGFDLKTETQIPIPDSIKKYLSADSLLLSNNKNSAENPTIPSAKTGIILLPEGPVLIASRPILPSEAVAPPRGTLIVGRYLNDTETRRLAELTQLSVDFKLPTLSFKLGRVNADIAADRIYKIPENLRSKIENLQSADILIEPLSDNSVAGYALIRDIFGELALLLQVNVQRVIYQQGQTTLRLFNSSLLLLGIVFSVLTLLLLEKLVLSRLSDLSTSVSSIAANGDLSMRVLMPGKDELSNLAETINGMLEALRNSQFERVESEDRYRLMAENSTDMITRHDPKGIFLYVSPACHALLGYEPEELIKGVPNDYFHPEDLEAIAKAHSTVLALPVTYTVSYRIRRKDGQYVWFETTSRAIREAETGKIQEIIGVSRDITERKQREQELRESEASIRALYQVTSAPYTDPINRVSTFDQRLQNLLAMGCEQFNLEFGILSHIEGDDYRVIAVQCADNSITKGQIFDLEKTFCVATAMAQEPLYFESIRFSGLSFACSDPAFNIEAYMGTPVIVSSLVYGTLSFWSPNSLNEPFKAVDKELLKLMAQWVGGELERQQTAVDLAQARDQALAATRAKSEFLATMSHEIRTPMNAVIGMTGLLLDTSLTNEQRDFVETIRSSGDALLTLINDILDFSKIESGKLDLEEHPFDLRNCIEESIDLVSARAAEKNLELAYLIEPSVPSTVVGDSTRLRQVLVNLLSNAVKFTATGEVIVSVIARNIPAYNINNSLLANGQQEQLERSNEQLGIIKQYEIIFAVKDTGIGIPLNRMDRLFKSFSQLDSSTTRHYGGTGLGLAISKRLAEMMGGRMWVESMGGSAGTPPEDFRASIFDWRFQETADNFKDFEGEKSNNLKSKLSNSKSTGSTFYFTVNALCDPSYLTLNLNNIQPQLAGKWLLIVDDNTTNRQILTLQAQSWGMLVRAGCSASEALDWLSQKEQFDVAILDMQMPEMDGLRLAAQIRQHPNCQDLPLIMLTSMGRQEAAIGNDCEIEFAAFLNKPIKQSQLYNVLINLFSDQPVVDGWAGNNGQCLPENIPLLAEQYPLRILLADDHLVNQKVALQILQRMGYRADVAGNGKEVLEALRRLRYDVVLMDVQMPEMDGLEASRRICAEWPPGLRPRIIAMTANAMQGDREECLEAGMDDYVSKPIRRAQLVEALSQCQPRIAVEGKDGGAGERGRGKSSPSSPSPPSPPSPPSPLLPPCLDANILEGLRDVEALDEVIDIYLETAPKLLEDIGISLASADILALRPAAHSLKSISGTLGALILYELCQQLETMARVSINEGKPLPLESVAIFQQIEAEYERVKEALQMEKQHSEL